The Henckelia pumila isolate YLH828 chromosome 2, ASM3356847v2, whole genome shotgun sequence genome includes a window with the following:
- the LOC140881467 gene encoding uncharacterized protein produces the protein MSKKNDLARRKRLHEFELRKEKEEKEKRDKKLQAKKNKMKVDGVSSKKKKGGSGFQVGKKKLKTKLTALAKAKAAQAMEVDN, from the exons ATGTCGAAGAAGAACGATCTCGCACGAAGAAAAAGGCTGCACGAATTCGAACTAAGAA AAGAGAAAGAAGAGAAGGAGAAGAGGGATAAGAAGCTTCAAGCCAAGAAAAACAAGATGAAG GTTGATGGTGTTAGCAGTAAGAAGAAGAAAGGTGGGAGTGGATTTCAAGTGGGCAAGAAAAAGTTGAAAACGAAATTGACGGCATTGGCGAAAGCTAAAGCTGCCCAAGCAATGGAGGTCGACAACTGA
- the LOC140881466 gene encoding putative ripening-related protein 5, translated as MKNFGIAALLLLLVLLDSISIEARLQGCKPSGKIEGKKPPPGQCNRENDSDCCKQGKFYTTYKCSPPVTGSTKAVLTLNSFQKGGDGGGPSECDNQYHSDETPVVALSTGWYNGGSRCLNNIKVSANGRTVTAMVVDECDSTMGCDGDHDYQPPCANNIVDASKAVWEALGVPEDNWGYLDITWSEVCKPSGNVRGKKLPPGVCDDCCEEGKLYNTYKCSPPVSKSTKAVLILNSFETGGDLPSTCDSKYHSNDTPIVALSTGWFGGGRRCLQDITISSNGRNIKARVIDECDSTVGCDADNGYQPPCGNNIVQASKAVWEALGVPKDDWNVLNITWSDF; from the exons ATGAAGAACTTTGGAATTGcagctcttcttcttctgttaGTTCTCCTTGATTCTATTTCCATAGAGGCTAGACTTCAAGGATGCAAACCAAGCGGCAAAATAGAAGGAAAAAAGCCACCTCCTGGCCAATGTAACCGAGAGAATGACTCGGACTGCTGTAAGCAGGGGAAGTTTTATACCACATACAAATGTTCTCCCCCGGTGACTGGAAGCACCAAAGCAGTTCTGACACTCAACAGTTTTCAGAAAGGTGGAGATGGTGGTGGACCATCGGAATGTGACAACCAATACCATTCTGATGAGACACCCGTTGTTGCACTATCGACAGGATGGTACAATGGAGGAAGCAGATGCCTGAACAATATAAAGGTAAGTGCCAATGGCAGAACCGTAACAGCTATGGTTGTTGACGAGTGTGATTCTACAATGGGATGTGATGGCGACCATGATTATCAGCCTCCGTGCGCTAATAACATAGTTGATGCATCAAAAGCTGTTTGGGAAGCCTTAGGGGTGCCAGAAGATAATTGGGGTTATTTGGACATTACTTGGTCTG AGGTTTGCAAACCTAGTGGAAATGTAAGAGGGAAAAAGCTCCCTCCTGGGGTATGTGATGATTGCTGTGAAGAGGGTAAGCTTTACAACACGTATAAATGCTCACCTCCTGTGTCCAAAAGCACTAAGGCGGTTCTAATCCTCAACAGTTTTGAGACAGGGGGAGATTTGCCATCAACATGTGACAGCAAATACCATTCCAATGACACGCCAATTGTTGCACTCTCAACTGGATGGTTCGGTGGAGGGCGAAGGTGCCTTCAAGACATTACTATTAGCTCCAACGGCCGGAACATTAAGGCCAGAGTGATTGATGAATGTGATTCTACAGTGGGATGTGATGCAGACAATGGATATCAGCCCCCATGTGGTAATAATATAGTTCAAGCTTCAAAAGCCGTTTGGGAGGCCTTAGGTGTGCCGAAAGATGACTGGAATGTGTTGAATATCACTTGGTCTGATTTCTAG
- the LOC140878398 gene encoding uncharacterized protein, giving the protein MVEGETWAVTSNVEYNTLELPLYSVHGINHPQTLKMKAVLEGREVVAMVDSGASHNFVSKELVKELGLVVDEGVRFAVCLGDGGRIGCQGLCKNLNIDLGQCQMRIAGYIFELGGIDLILGVDWLRTLGDVLLNWEKMQMKFSWGGRTMELHGDPSLNQSIVSLKSIVKTTDVKFGGAVLVKWKSDADGQPSTVVPTPNGALHRLLDTYAVVFCEPQGLPPNRNQDHAIII; this is encoded by the coding sequence ATGGTGGAAGGTGAGACTTGGGCAGTAACTTCAAATGTGGAATACAATACCTTGGAGTTGCCATTATATTCAGTCCATGGTATCAATCACCCTCAAACGTTGAAAATGAAGGCGGTTTTAGAAGGTCGAGAGGTGGTTGCGATGGTGGACAGTGGCGCAAGCCATAATTTTGTCTCGAAGGAGCTGGTTAAGGAGTTGGGCCTGGTAGTTGACGAAGGGGTACGATTTGCGGTATGTCTGGGGGATGGGGGTCGTATTGGCTGTCAGGGGTTGTGCAAGAATTTAAACATCGATTTGGGTCAGTGTCAAATGAGGATTGCAGGTTATATTTTCGAATTGGGGGGAATCGACTTAATCCTTGGGGTCGATTGGTTACGTACTCTAGGAGATGTCTTGCTGAATTGGGAGAAAATGCAAATGAAGTTTAGTTGGGGTGGGCGAACTATGGAGCTACATGGTGATCCGTCACTCAATCAATCCATAGTATCTCTTAAATCAATTGTCAAGACCACAGATGTGAAATTTGGTGGGGCAGTGTTGGTAAAATGGAAAAGTGATGCAGATGGGCAGCCTTCTACAGTGGTACCAACACCTAATGGGGCTTTACATCGCCTCCTTGATACTTATGCCGTGGTATTCTGTGAACCCCAGGGACTACCTCCTAACCGCAACCAGGATCATGCAATAATCATATGA
- the LOC140884942 gene encoding uncharacterized protein produces the protein MENQRDSRLLNLNSSGGGGSPINVPNFVPLRRIRHSLLTPSFDPYVSNSSDSPSPMMKYLRSAAPALASTVPSSPVFATPLKVEEDVLVMDGIPVPKSNIGGRARGRATMTPLNLNSASLQPGGVRAENSNSNKEYICRHWEDSVICRYGSKCQFAHGKEELRPPRFSGKNKLEIFKTYNSSSGSGSSSRGRNSCSVNKIIAASATASLLLPIPPTPIVSSIYTLEINTKSGSIDDSKYPNPALLSSNWSPLDDGIEVILPLGSSERQKNPWKEDLEAEIQKALYCTGSTKRLPVFLNISTD, from the exons ATGGAAAATCAGCGCGATTCCAGACTTCTGAACCTTAATTCATCAGGCGGCGGCGGCTCACCGATCAATGTGCCGAATTTCGTCCCCCTTCGCCGCATTCGCCACTCGCTTCTGACTCCATCTTTCGATCCGTACGTTTCTAACAGTTCGGATTCTCCGTCTCCAATGATGAAGTACCTGCGCTCGGCAGCTCCGGCGCTTGCCTCCACCGTCCCATCATCGCCGGTGTTCGCTACGCCTCTGAAGGTCGAGGAGGATGTTCTCGTTATGGACGGAATTCCGGTGCCAAAATCCAATATAGGCGGCCGAGCGAGAGGAAGGGCAACTATGACACCATTGAATTTGAATTCTGCTTCGTTACAGCCAGGTGGTGTCAGGGCTGAGAATAGCAATTCCAACAAGGAGTATATTTGCCGTCATTGGGAGGATTCTGTTATTTGTCGCTATGGTTCCAAATGCCAG TTTGCACACGGCAAGGAGGAGCTGCGTCCTCCTCGTTTCTCTGGCAAGAACAAGCTCGAA ATCTTCAAAACTTACAACAGTTCCAGCGGATCAGGCTCATCATCACGTGGCAGGAACAGCTGTTCAGTTAACAAAATCATTGCCGCCTCCGCCACAGCATCCCTCTTATTGCCAATACCACCCACACCAATTGTCTCATCAATATATACTCTTGAAATCAACACCAAATCTGGATCCATCGATGATAGCAAATACCCAAATCCTGCTCTTTTAAGTTCCAATTGGTCACCTCTGGATGATGGAATCGAGGTTATTTTACCACTTGGATCAAGTGAGAGACAAAAGAATCCCTGGAAAGAAGATTTGGAGGCTGAGATACAAAAAGCTCTGTACTGTACAGGTTCGACAAAAAGATTGCCTGTGTTTCTCAATATTTCCACAGACTGA
- the LOC140878399 gene encoding putative ripening-related protein 5 yields MNNTSTGVTLLLLILLASYSIEARLQGCQPSGRIEGKKPPPGQCNQENDSDCCKQGKFYTTYKCSPPVSGSTKAVLTINSFQKGGDGGGPSECDNKYHSDDTPVVALSTGWYSGGNRCHNNIKISSNGRTVTAMVVDECNSTMGCDNEHDYQPPCPNNIVDASKAVWEALGVPENDWGELDITWLQVCKPSSKIKGKMPPPDYCHEDDSICCIKGRYYTTYKCSPPVSGSTKAVLNLNSFEEGGDGGKPAKCDNKYHSDHTPVVALSTGWYSSGSRCLKNITVSAKGRSVDAMVVDECDSSIGCDRKHDYLPPCDNNIVDASQAVWRALGVPLEDWGDLDITWADA; encoded by the exons ATGAACAACACAAGCACAGGGGTAACTCTGCTTTTACTGATACTTCTTGCTTCTTATTCCATAGAGGCTAGACTTCAGGGATGCCAGCCAAGCGGCAGAATAGAAGGGAAAAAGCCGCCTCCCGGGCAGTGTAACCAAGAAAATGACTCGGACTGCTGTAAGCAAGGAAAGTTCTACACGACCTACAAGTGTTCGCCTCCCGTCTCTGGAAGCACAAAGGCCGTTCTGACAATTAATAGTTTTCAGAAAGGCGGAGATGGCGGGGGACCATCGGAATGTGACAACAAGTACCACTCTGACGACACCCCAGTGGTGGCTCTATCCACCGGATGGTACAGCGGAGGCAACAGATGCCATAATAACATAAAGATAAGTTCTAATGGCAGAACCGTGACAGCAATGGTGGTTGATGAGTGCAATTCTACAATGGGTTGTGATAACGAGCACGATTATCAGCCTCCGTGTCCTAATAACATTGTCGATGCGTCGAAGGCAGTTTGGGAAGCCTTGGGAGTTCCAGAAAATGATTGGGGGGAGTTGGATATCACATG GCTTCAAGTTTGCAAACCGAGCAGCAAAATAAAGGGCAAAATGCCACCTCCAGATTACTGTCACGAAGATGACTCTATCTGCTGCATTAAGGGAAGGTATTACACGACCTACAAGTGTTCACCTCCTGTATCTGGCAGTACGAAGGCAGTTCTAAATCTTAACAGTTTTGAAGAAGGTGGAGATGGGGGAAAGCCGGCAAAATGTGATAATAAGTATCATTCAGACCACACACCTGTCGTTGCATTATCAACTGGATGGTACAGTAGCGGAAGCAGGTGCCTAAAGAACATTACTGTAAGTGCTAAGGGCCGAAGCGTGGATGCTATGGTTGTTGATGAGTGTGATTCTTCGATAGGCTGCGATAGAAAACATGATTATCTGCCTCCATGTGATAATAACATTGTTGATGCTTCTCAAGCTGTTTGGAGAGCCTTAGGGGTGCCTTTAGAGGACTGGGGTGATTTGGATATAACTTGGGCTGATGCATAG